ACAGCCGCGTGTACAGGATGTCGCCGTCGAGCCGCTTCGCGGTCGCCGGATGCGGCTTGACGATCGCGCGCACCGGCGCGAAGGTCAGCACCGCATGCTGCGGGCCGCGCTGCACCGTGAGCTTCAGCGGCACACCCGCGTCGCCCTTCGCGAGCTTCATCAACTCGCCGCCGTCGATGCCGACGACGCTCCTGTCGTTCATCGCGACGACGAGATCGTCGGGCCGCACACCGGCCTTTTCGGCCGGCGCATCGGGAATCACGTCGATGATGTGCAGCCCGTCGGGCCGCGTCTCGAACACGATGCCGATGCCCGGCGTGCCGTCGCGTGCGCGCCGCTCGTCGCCGCGCCGTTCCTGCTCTTCCTTCGCGTTGAAGAAGCGCGCGTACGGCAGCGTCTTGATGCCTTCGTGGGTCGCGGCGTCGAGCAGCGCGCCGATGTCGACGTCGGTCAGGTGTTGCCGCTTCAGCACTTCGACGGCCGCTTTGAGTTCGCAGAGCTGCGGTTCCCAGTCGGGCGGACAGGGTGACGGCAGTTGGGCGGCGGGCACCGAAGCAGGGGCAGGTGCAACGGCAGGCGGCGCGGATGCCGGTTGCGCACCGACGAGCGACGCATACGGGAACGCGGCTGCGACGGCTGCGCAGGCGGCGAGGCGACGAACGACACGCATGGGAAGCATCATCGGGACCGCACGCTCGGACGGATGGCGAGGGGTTTGCCCGGCCGGCATGCGACGGGGCAGGGCGGTGACGATTGTAGCCGACACCCGCGGCGACTCGACTGAGTCATCCGCGTGCCGTACCACGGTGAGCCGCGCATAAAAAAAGCCGACCCAGACGGGCCGGCTTTGCTTCGATGCCGAAACGGCGTGGCGCTTAAACCTGCGCGCCCGCGTTCGGATCGTCCGGATCGTGCGCGGTCTTCTTTTCCTTGACCAGATCTTCGCGCTTGATGCCGAGCCACATCGCGAGCGAGCCCGCGACGAACACCGACGAGTAGATGCCGAACATGATGCCGACCGTCAGCGCGAGCGCGAAGTAGTGCAGCGTCGGGCCGCCGAAGAAGAACATCGACAGCACCATCATTTCCGTCGACGTGTGCGTGATGATCGTGCGCGACATCGTGGTCGTGATCGCGTGGTTGATCACTTCCTGCACGCTCATCTTGCGTTCGCGGCGGAACGTCTCGCGGATCCGGTCGAAGATGACGACCGACTCGTTGACCGAGTAGCCGAGCACCGCGAGGATCGCCGCGAGCACCGCCAGCGAGAACTCCCACTGGAAGAACGCGAAGAAGCCGAGAATGATCACGACGTCGTGCAGGTTGGCGATGATACCCGCCACCGCGTACTTCCATTCGAAGCGGAACGACAGGTAGATCACGATGCCGATCACGACGCACGCGAGCGCGAGCAGACCGTCGGTCGCGAGCTCGCGGCCGACCTGCGGGCCGACGAACTCTACACGCTGCAGCGTGACGTCCGGGCTCTGCGCCTTCAGCGCGCCCATCACCTGGTCGCTCTGCTGCGCGGACGTGAGGCCTTCCTTCAGCTGCAGGCGGATCAGCACGTTGCGCGACGTGCCGAAGTTCTGCACCTGCGCGTCGGCATAGCCGAGCTTGCCGAGCGTCGCGCGCACGGGTTCGAGCTCCGCGGCCTGCTGGTACTGCACCTCGATCACCGTCCCGCCGGTGAATTCGACGGACAGGTGCAGCCCGCGGTGGAACAGGAAGAACACGGCGGCGAGGAACGTGACCAGCGAGATCACGTTGAACACCAGCGCGTGCCGCATGAACGGAATGTCTTTACGGATGCGGAAAAATTCCATGGCTTCGTCTCCGGGGCCTTATTGGGTCGAGCCCGGTTTCTTCGGCGACACGCCTTGCTGCGCGCGGTTGCGCAGCTGCGGCTTGCCGGCGCGCGGCGCGTTGCCCTTCGCGGGGGCGGCGCGCGCGGTGTCGGTCGATTCGTCCTCGTCGGTGAACGACGCGGCGGCAGCGGCGCCTTCCGGCTTCCACACCTGGCCGATCGCGAGCGACTTCAGCTTCTTGCGGCCGCCGTACCAGAGGTTGACGAGCCCGCGCGAGAAGAACACCGCGGAGAACATCGACGTCAGGATGCCGAGGCAGTGCACGATCGCGAACGCGCGAACCGGGCCCGAGCCGAACGCGAGCAGCGCGAGACCGGCGATCAGCGTCGTGACGTTCGAGTCGAGAATCGTCGCCCACGCATGCGCGTAGCCGGCCTGGATCGCGAGTTGCGGCGGCTGGCCGGCGCGCAGTTCTTCACGCACGCGCTCGTTGATCAGCACGTTCGAGTCGATCGCCATACCGAGCGCGAGCGCGATGGCCGCGATACCGGGCAGCGTCAGCGTCGCCTGCATCAGCGACAGCACGGCGACGAGCAGCAGCAGGTTCACCGACAGGCCGATCACCGACACCACGCCGAACAGCATGTAGTACGCGATCATGAACACGGCGATCGCGCAGAAGCCCCAGATCACCGAGTGGACGCCCATCTTGATGTTGTCGGCGCCGAGGCTCGGGCCGATCGTGCGTTCCTCGATGATGTCCATCGGTGCGGCGAGCGAGCCGGCGCGCAGCAGCAGCGCGAGATCGGCCGCGGCCTGCGGCGTCGGCTGGCCCGTGATCTGGAAGCGGTCGCCGAGTTCCGACTGGATCGTCGCGACCGTCAGCACTTCGCCCTTGCCCTTCTCGAACAGCACCATCGCCATCGGCTTGCCGATGTTGTCGCGCGACACCGTGCGCACCGCGCGGCCGCCCGCCGAATCGAGGCGGATGTTGACCGACGGACGCTGGTGTTCGTCGAAGCCGGCCGATGCGTCGATGATGCGGTCGCCGGTGAAGATCACGTCCTTCTTCAGCAGCACGGGCGCCTGGTTGCCCTGCGTGAACAGCTCCTCGCCCGGCGGCACGGGGTCGTTCGGGTTCGGGTGCGTGTTGATCGGGTCGGCCAGGCGCGCCTCGAGCGTCGCGGTGCGGCCGATGATGTCCTTCGCCTTCGCGGTGTCCTGCACGCCCGGCAGTTCGACGACGATGCGGTCGCTGCCTTGCTGCTGCAGGATCGGCTCGGACACGCCGAGCTCGTTCACGCGGTTGTGGAGCGTCGTCAGGTTCTGCTTGAGCGCGGCGTCCTCGACCGACTTCTGCACGGCCGGCGTGAAGGTGCCGACGACTTGCGTGCCGCCGCCGCCGGGCTGGGTCGCCCATTGCAGCTCGGTGATCGACGCGGCGAGCACCTTGCGGGCGTCTTCCGCCGTCTGCGCATCGCTGAAGTTGACGACCACGGATTGCTCGACGCGGCTCACGCCGCCGTCGCGGATGTTCTTGTCGCGCAGCAGCGAGCGCGCGTCGGACGCG
This DNA window, taken from Burkholderia cenocepacia, encodes the following:
- the secF gene encoding protein translocase subunit SecF; this translates as MEFFRIRKDIPFMRHALVFNVISLVTFLAAVFFLFHRGLHLSVEFTGGTVIEVQYQQAAELEPVRATLGKLGYADAQVQNFGTSRNVLIRLQLKEGLTSAQQSDQVMGALKAQSPDVTLQRVEFVGPQVGRELATDGLLALACVVIGIVIYLSFRFEWKYAVAGIIANLHDVVIILGFFAFFQWEFSLAVLAAILAVLGYSVNESVVIFDRIRETFRRERKMSVQEVINHAITTTMSRTIITHTSTEMMVLSMFFFGGPTLHYFALALTVGIMFGIYSSVFVAGSLAMWLGIKREDLVKEKKTAHDPDDPNAGAQV
- the secD gene encoding protein translocase subunit SecD — its product is MNRYPLWKYVVMVVALAIGLLYTLPNFFGEAPAVQVSSGKATVKLDSTTLTQVESALASAQIKPDDVTFENTATSANIRVRLKDTDTQLRVKDLLQKSLNADPNDPQYVVALNLQSASPRWLTALHALPMYLGLDLRGGVHFLLQVDMTGALTKKLDSDASDARSLLRDKNIRDGGVSRVEQSVVVNFSDAQTAEDARKVLAASITELQWATQPGGGGTQVVGTFTPAVQKSVEDAALKQNLTTLHNRVNELGVSEPILQQQGSDRIVVELPGVQDTAKAKDIIGRTATLEARLADPINTHPNPNDPVPPGEELFTQGNQAPVLLKKDVIFTGDRIIDASAGFDEHQRPSVNIRLDSAGGRAVRTVSRDNIGKPMAMVLFEKGKGEVLTVATIQSELGDRFQITGQPTPQAAADLALLLRAGSLAAPMDIIEERTIGPSLGADNIKMGVHSVIWGFCAIAVFMIAYYMLFGVVSVIGLSVNLLLLVAVLSLMQATLTLPGIAAIALALGMAIDSNVLINERVREELRAGQPPQLAIQAGYAHAWATILDSNVTTLIAGLALLAFGSGPVRAFAIVHCLGILTSMFSAVFFSRGLVNLWYGGRKKLKSLAIGQVWKPEGAAAAASFTDEDESTDTARAAPAKGNAPRAGKPQLRNRAQQGVSPKKPGSTQ